One stretch of Arthrobacter polaris DNA includes these proteins:
- a CDS encoding DUF4192 domain-containing protein, with product MXKLSIKTPDDFIALMGHSLGFWPTESLVCVILDDKRIGATLRVNLPGPRTDTKHFVDQVVHHVGTDHQATGVVFGMFTNKTWPXNESRPHEGVMEELTGRLSQQGVIVRDGWLNGETSFTNYLRMGTSDSTNYPLDGVLSSELNAELVFRGSSVEASPGFRIPVLARPALSTEIMRHCFRIEAMNPQAAIARARTLWNTMLDGGGEPTDDVAAELIANLKFISVRDRLLADIPGINDSMRDLLLGQTKQRPHWQRVDRASEVLFQLYMRTDGTDSAPVLTSLGVIQWWEGHGSKAHECFQRALESDPEYRLAQLTDHLVHEGILSDWATDKQTAYQPPHTRGPEMVGWGMA from the coding sequence ATGGANAAGCTCAGCATCAAAACCCCGGACGACTTCATTGCCCTCATGGGCCACAGTCTGGGATTTTGGCCTACCGAAAGCCTGGTCTGCGTCATCCTGGATGACAAGCGGATCGGCGCCACGCTCAGGGTCAACCTTCCGGGCCCNCGCACCGATACCAAACACTTCGTTGACCAGGTAGTGCATCATGTCGGCACAGACCATCAGGCCACCGGCGTCGTCTTCGGCATGTTCACCAACAAGACCTGGCCNNCCAACGAATCGCGCCCACACGAGGGCGTCATGGAGGAACTGACAGGCAGGCTCAGCCAACAGGGAGTGATAGTCCGTGACGGCTGGCTNAATGGAGAAACCTCCTTCACCAACTACCTACGCATGGGTACATCCGACAGCACCAACTACCCACTGGACGGAGTGCTGTCCAGTGAGCTCAACGCAGAATTGGTCTTTCGCGGCTCCAGCGTCGAGGCCTCCCCGGGNTTCCGAATCCCAGTGCTTGCTCGCCCGGCGCTCAGCACCGAAATCATGCGGCACTGCTTCCGCATCGAAGCAATGAACCCNCAGGCTGCCATCGCCCGCGCACGGACGCTCTGGAACACAATGCTCGATGGCGGTGGCGAACCTACCGACGACGTGGCCGCCGAGCTCATTGCCAACCTCAAGTTCATCAGTGTCCGGGACCGGCTCCTCGCCGACATCCCCGGCATCAATGACAGCATGCGCGACCTGCTCCTGGGCCAAACCAAACAACGCCCCCACTGGCAGCGCGTCGACCGCGCCTCCGAAGTCCTATTCCAGCTCTACATGCGCACAGACGGTACCGATTCTGCACCCGTGCTCACAAGCCTAGGCGTCATCCAATGGTGGGAAGGCCACGGCAGCAAAGCCCATGAGTGCTTTCAGCGCGCTCTAGAATCAGATCCCGAGTACCGTCTCGCCCAGCTCACAGACCATCTCGTCCACGAAGGCATCCTCTCCGACTGGGCCACCGACAAACAAACCGCCTACCAGCCACCTCACACCCGGGGACCGGAAATGGTGGGCTGGGGNATGGCATAA